In Trifolium pratense cultivar HEN17-A07 linkage group LG7, ARS_RC_1.1, whole genome shotgun sequence, a genomic segment contains:
- the LOC123896449 gene encoding uncharacterized protein LOC123896449, with the protein MNIALISKNKDKFIDGSFPKPSITDPLYGPWIRCNTMVLAWIHRSISDSIARSVLWIDTAAGVWKNLKIRFSQGDIFRISDIQEELYKFRQGTLDISDYFTQLKVLWDELENYRPIPHCKCSIACTCGAIDSINIYRQQDYVIRFLKGLNDKFSHTKSQIMLMNPLPDIDTVFSMLIQQEREIGNSVIDSIVNDAPDRNSSNVLLANSYYGKYNSKGKGQNSGSKGGNRFCTYCKGTNHIVENCWIKHGYPIGYKGKGKNLSQSTQVNSVAAPNVMVPKSSLQLDSTTSSTKPLFGFTQEQYHGILGLFQQLQSQPSPSSNSVSTSPLVFNSQSSNGNGKCSNLWILDTGATDHFTFDLSCFSTYQNIIPMPVSLPNGTQLS; encoded by the coding sequence ATGAACATTGCATTGATTTCGAAGAACAAGGATAAGTTCATCGATGGTAGTTTCCCCAAACCTTCGATCACCGATCCTCTCTATGGTCCATGGATTCGCTGCAACACTATGGTTTTGGCTTGGATTCATCGATCTATCTCTGATTCTATTGCGCGCTCGGTTTTATGGATCGATACGGCTGCCGGAGTTTggaaaaatctcaaaattaGGTTTTCGCAAGGAGACATTTTTCGTATTTCTGATATTCAGGAAGAACTTTATAAATTTCGTCAAGGTACTCTTGATATTTCTGATTACTTTACTCAATTGAAGGTTTTATGGGATGAATTGGAAAATTATAGACCCATTCCTCACTGTAAGTGTTCAATTGCCTGTACTTGTGGAGCAATTGATTCAATCAACATTTATCGTCAACAAGATTATGTCATTAGATTTCTTAAGGGATTAAATGACAAGTTTTCTCATACCAAATCTCAAATAATGTTGATGAATCCTTTACCTGACATAGATACTGTTTTCTCTATGTTAATTCAACAAGAGAGGGAAATTGGGAATTCTGTGATTGATTCCATTGTCAATGATGCTCCTGATAGGAATTCTTCTAATGTTCTTTTGGCCAATTCTTATTATGGTAAATACAATTCCAAAGGTAAAGGCCAAAATTCTGGTTCAAAAGGCGGTAATCGTTTTTGTACATATTGCAAAGGCACAAATCACATAGTTGAAAATTGTTGGATTAAACATGGTTATCCTATTGGCTATAAGGGTAAAGGAAAGAATTTGTCTCAATCAACACAAGTAAACAGTGTTGCAGCACCCAATGTCATGGTTCCTAAGTCTTCTCTACAGTTAGATTCTACTACATCATCTACAAAACCACTTTTTGGCTTCACTCAAGAGCAATATCATGGCATCCTTGGTCTTTTCCAACAATTACAATCTCAACCTTCACCTTCTTCTAACTCTGTTTCAACCTCCCCTCTTGTATTCAATTCCCAGTCTTCTAATGGTAATGGTAAGTGTTCTAATCTTTGGATTTTAGACACCGGCGCCACTGATCATTTCACTTTTGATCTTAGTTGTTTTAGCACATATCAGAACATCATTCCTATGCCTGTTTCTTTACCAAATGGAACACAATTATCGTAA
- the LOC123895056 gene encoding epidermis-specific secreted glycoprotein EP1-like: protein MSIFLHPKTSFLTLLFLSFSTFIANAIVPQNETFKFVNSGELGPFIVEYGADYRMISIFNAPFQVGFYNTTPNAYTLALRVGLQRSEQLFRWVWEANRGNPVGENATFSLGVDGNLVLANADGRIVWQTNTSNKGVVAFRLLSNGNMVLIDAKGKFIWQSFDHPTDTLLVDQYLKANGPSKLVSRLSEKENLDGPYSLVLEPKGLALYYKSKNSPKPILYWFSSDWFTIQQGSLENVTLKSDQESFEFGFDYFVANSSTFGNRIIGRPVNNSTLTYLRLGIDGNIKFHTYFLDVRDGVWKVTYTLFDRDFDESECQLPERCGKFGLCEDNQCVGCPLENGIFGWSNKCSPKPLGVCKESEFHYYKIEGVEHYMSKYTIGDRVSEANCGNKCTKDCKCVGYFYHKDNSRCWIAYDLQTLTKVANTTHVGYVKVPNK, encoded by the coding sequence ATGTCTATTTTTCTTCACCCCAAAACCTCATTTCTCACTTTACTATTCCTATCATTCTCCACCTTCATTGCTAATGCCATAGTTCCACAAAATGAAACCTTCAAATTTGTAAATTCAGGTGAACTTGGCCCATTCATAGTAGAATATGGAGCTGATTATAGAATGATAAGCATATTCAATGCTCCATTCCAAGTAGGTTTTTACAACACTACTCCAAATGCCTACACTCTAGCCCTTCGAGTCGGCCTTCAACGATCGGAACAACTTTTTCGATGGGTTTGGGAAGCAAATAGAGGCAACCCGGTTGGTGAAAATGCAACATTTTCATTAGGTGTTGATGGAAATCTTGTTTTAGCTAATGCTGATGGAAGAATTGTTTGGCAAACAAATACTTCTAATAAAGGTGTTGTTGCCTTTAGGTTACTTTCAAATGGTAACATGGTTTTAATTGATGCTAAAGGTAAATTTATTTGGCAAAGTTTTGATCATCCAACAGATACACTTTTGGTGGATCAATATTTAAAAGCTAATGGGCCTTCAAAACTTGTTAGTaggctttcagaaaaagaaaatttagatGGGCCTTATAGTTTAGTTTTAGAGCCCAAAGGTTTAGCTTTATATTACAAGAGTAAAAATTCACCTAAACCTATTCTCTATTGGTTTTCATCTGATTGGTTTACAATTCAACAAGGCTCATTAGAAAATGTCACACTCAAATCTGATCAAGAATCTTTTGAGTTTGGATTTGATTATTTTGTTGCTAATTCTTCAACTTTTGGTAATAGGATTATTGGTAGGCCAGTCAACAATAGTACCTTAACATATCTTAGGCTTGGAATTGATGGTAACATTAAATTTCACACATATTTCCTAGATGTACGTGATGGTGTATGGAAAGTAACATATACTCTCTTTGATAGAGATTTTGATGAGAGTGAATGTCAATTGCCAGAAAGATGTGGAAAATTTGGGCTTTGTGAGGATAATCAATGTGTTGGTTGTCCATTAGAGAATGGAATATTTGGTTGGAGTAATAAGTGTAGTCCTAAGCCTTTAGGAGTATGCAAAGAAAGTGAATTTCATTACTACAAaattgaaggtgttgaacatTATATGAGCAAATACACTATTGGTGATAGAGTTAGTGAAGCAAATTGTGGAAATAAATGTACCAAGGATTGCAAGTGTGTTGGGTATTTCTACCATAAGGATAATTCAAGATGTTGGATAGCTTATGATCTTCAAACTCTTACTAAAGTGGCTAATACCACACATGTTGGTTATGTTAAGGTGCCTAATAAGTAA
- the LOC123896450 gene encoding uncharacterized protein LOC123896450 codes for MYDSSCDPEAERQESEPDFRLDANSKGLRNLLRNQNNLRSAEDKRKAWSLGTYNMKPGLLRLSKWELDFNPRTQRQTHVQAWVRIYDLPQEYWRPRILFEIAGGLGTPLILDEATKNRSFGHYARILVDINLSQRLFDDILVEREGHAFYVEIVYEKLPEYCDYCKSIGHPVNSCNKLKPKMTVEDNRTKQMKPSKPQIRTKFVEKESKSSDSVNC; via the exons ATGTATGATAGTTCTTGTGATCCAGAGGCGGAGAGACAAGAATCAGAGCCGGATTTTCGTTTGGATGCAAATAGTAAGGGTTTGCGGAATTTGTTGAGAAATCAGAATAATTTGCG TTCTGCAGAAGATAAGAGAAAAGCATGGTCTCTGGGTACTTACAATATGAAACCAGGTTTGCTTCGACTATCTAAATGGGAATTAGACTTTAATCCACGCACACAGCGACAAACTCATGTGCAAGCATGGGTGCGTATCTATGATCTGCCTCAAGAGTATTGGAGGCCGCGAATTTTGTTTGAAATCGCCGGTGGGTTGGGCACGCCACTTATACTAGATGAGGCTACCAAAAATCGCTCTTTTGGTCATTATGCGAGGATTTTGGTGGACATCAATCTTTCTCAGCGCTTATTTGATGACATTTTGGTGGAACGAGAAGGTCATGCCTTCTATGTGGAGATAGTGTATGAGAAGTTACCAGAATATTGTGATTACTGTAAGTCTATTGGTCACCCAGTCAACTCTTGCAACAAACTGAAACCCAAGATGACTGTGGAGGATAATCGTACCAAACAGATGAAGCCATCCAAACCACAAATTAGAACTAAATTTGTGGAAAAAGAGAGCAAGTCCAGTGACAGTGttaattgttag